One part of the Leucobacter triazinivorans genome encodes these proteins:
- a CDS encoding gamma carbonic anhydrase family protein has protein sequence MTETQRRGEAPDLSGRVIAVEPYGAPEIHDTAWLAPGSVVVGDVAIGAESSVWYNAVVRGDSNAVRIGERCNLQDGVVVHTQRGDGGAALIGDDVSVGHNAVLHGARIGNGCLIGMNATVLSGAVVGEGALVAAGALVPQGAVIPPHSLVAGVPGRVVRELREEDREAVRHNSEIYLEYTRYHRDATRG, from the coding sequence ATGACCGAGACGCAGCGTCGCGGAGAGGCGCCGGACCTCTCCGGCCGCGTCATCGCGGTGGAGCCGTACGGCGCTCCAGAGATCCACGACACGGCCTGGCTCGCGCCGGGATCCGTCGTCGTCGGGGATGTGGCGATCGGTGCGGAGAGCAGCGTCTGGTACAACGCGGTGGTGCGCGGCGACTCGAACGCGGTGCGGATCGGCGAGCGGTGCAATCTGCAGGACGGGGTGGTGGTGCACACCCAGCGCGGCGACGGCGGCGCCGCGCTGATCGGCGACGATGTCTCTGTCGGACACAACGCCGTGCTGCACGGCGCGCGCATCGGGAACGGCTGCCTGATCGGCATGAACGCCACAGTGCTGAGCGGCGCCGTGGTGGGCGAGGGCGCGCTCGTCGCCGCCGGCGCACTGGTGCCCCAGGGAGCGGTGATCCCGCCCCACTCGCTCGTCGCGGGCGTCCCCGGACGGGTGGTCCGAGAATTGCGCGAGGAGGATCGCGAAGCGGTGCGGCACAACTCGGAGATCTACCTCGAATACACGCGGTACCACCGGGACGCGACGCGCGGCTGA